From Pedococcus aerophilus, one genomic window encodes:
- a CDS encoding GuaB1 family IMP dehydrogenase-related protein, whose protein sequence is MQFLNGLQPQFDLTYDDVFMVPSRSDVTSRLDVDLSTADGSGTTIPLVVANMTAIAGRRMAETVARRGGITVIPQDIPVDVVTEVTSWIKSRHLVHDTPITLSAHETAGAALGLLPKRAHGAAVVVDESGKRPIGVVTEADLTGVDRFTQVGEVMSANPVLVTDGTDPEEAFNLLATTHHHVAPVVDDAGNLAGIITRAGALRARLYSPNTDSQGRLRIAAAVGINGDVAAKATALLDAGVDLLVMDTAHGHQEKMLDALKAVRALDPQVPIAAGNVVSAAGARDLIEAGADIIKVGVGPGAMCTTRMMTAVGRPQFSAVLECAAEARNHGKHVWADGGVRHPRDVALALAAGASNVMVGSWFAGTLESPGDLYTDERGRRYKESFGMASSRAVRNRTATDTAYERARKALFEEGISSARMFIDPARPSVEDVIDQIVAGVRSSFTYAGARTIEEYAERAIVGLQSTAGFAEGRPLHTSW, encoded by the coding sequence GTGCAGTTCCTCAACGGTCTCCAGCCCCAGTTCGACCTGACGTACGACGACGTCTTCATGGTCCCGAGCCGCTCGGACGTCACGAGCCGCCTCGACGTGGACCTGTCGACCGCCGACGGCAGCGGGACGACGATCCCGCTCGTGGTCGCCAACATGACGGCGATCGCCGGCCGACGGATGGCCGAGACGGTCGCTCGTCGCGGCGGCATCACGGTCATCCCCCAGGACATCCCGGTCGACGTCGTCACCGAGGTGACCTCGTGGATCAAGAGCCGCCACCTGGTCCACGACACCCCGATCACGCTCTCGGCCCACGAGACGGCCGGCGCGGCGCTGGGCCTGCTGCCCAAACGCGCCCACGGCGCGGCCGTCGTCGTCGACGAGTCCGGCAAGCGACCGATCGGTGTCGTCACCGAGGCCGACCTCACCGGGGTCGACCGATTCACCCAGGTCGGCGAGGTGATGTCGGCGAACCCCGTGCTCGTCACCGACGGCACCGACCCCGAGGAGGCGTTCAACCTCCTCGCGACGACGCACCACCACGTCGCCCCGGTCGTCGACGACGCCGGCAACCTCGCCGGCATCATCACCCGCGCCGGCGCCCTGCGTGCCCGCCTCTACTCCCCCAACACCGACAGCCAGGGCCGCCTGCGCATCGCCGCCGCTGTCGGCATCAACGGTGACGTCGCCGCCAAGGCCACCGCGCTCCTCGACGCCGGCGTCGACCTGCTCGTCATGGACACCGCGCACGGCCACCAGGAGAAGATGCTCGACGCCCTCAAGGCCGTCCGGGCGCTCGACCCGCAGGTGCCCATCGCTGCGGGCAACGTCGTCTCCGCCGCCGGGGCCCGTGACCTCATCGAGGCCGGTGCCGACATCATCAAGGTCGGCGTCGGACCCGGCGCCATGTGCACGACCCGCATGATGACCGCGGTCGGTCGGCCTCAGTTCTCCGCCGTCCTCGAGTGCGCCGCCGAGGCCCGCAACCACGGCAAGCACGTCTGGGCCGACGGCGGGGTCCGCCACCCGCGCGACGTCGCCCTCGCGCTGGCCGCCGGCGCCTCGAACGTCATGGTCGGCTCGTGGTTCGCCGGCACGCTCGAGAGCCCCGGCGATCTCTACACCGACGAGCGCGGGCGCCGCTACAAGGAGTCCTTCGGGATGGCCTCGAGCCGCGCGGTCCGCAACCGGACGGCGACGGACACGGCATACGAACGAGCTCGCAAGGCCCTCTTCGAGGAAGGCATCTCCTCCGCGCGGATGTTCATCGACCCTGCCCGCCCCAGCGTCGAGGACGTCATCGACCAGATCGTGGCGGGGGTGCGTTCGAGCTTCACGTATGCCGGCGCCCGCACCATCGAGGAGTACGCCGAGCGCGCGATCGTCGGACTCCAGAGCACCGCGGGGTTCGCCGAGGGCCGACCGCTTCACACGTCCTGGTGA
- a CDS encoding PHP domain-containing protein — translation MVATVTPLSAPVAPDEALRRIAFLLERERAGSYRVEAFRKAVVTVRETPEDELASRAEEGTLQDLAGIGKSTAGVIAEAVAGELPAYLDTLQDKAKPLVTGGEQLFASLRGDCHSHSSWSDGGSPIEEMVLTAVELGHEWLVLTDHSPQLRVANGLTAERLTKQLKVVDAVNSSLGEGFRLLKGIEVDILDDGGLDQTDTMLGQLDLVTASVHSKLKMNAAPMTKRMVAAVSNPRVNVLGHCTGRLVEGSRGTRPQSEFDARAVFEACAEHGTAVEINSRPERQDPPDDLLLMALEIGCLFAVDSDAHAPGQLEMKAYGCERAERLGVPADRIVTTWDVDRLLAWTRGEA, via the coding sequence GTGGTTGCCACAGTCACCCCGCTCTCGGCCCCTGTCGCGCCCGACGAGGCGCTGCGACGCATCGCGTTCCTGCTGGAGCGGGAGCGGGCGGGCTCCTACCGTGTCGAGGCGTTCCGCAAGGCCGTCGTCACGGTGCGCGAGACGCCTGAGGACGAGCTCGCCTCGCGTGCCGAGGAAGGCACCTTGCAGGACCTCGCCGGCATCGGGAAGTCGACCGCCGGCGTCATCGCGGAGGCAGTCGCCGGTGAGCTGCCCGCCTACCTGGACACGTTGCAGGACAAGGCGAAACCACTCGTCACCGGTGGCGAGCAGCTGTTCGCTTCCCTGCGCGGCGACTGCCACTCGCACTCGAGCTGGTCTGACGGTGGCAGCCCCATCGAGGAGATGGTCCTCACCGCCGTCGAGCTCGGCCACGAGTGGCTCGTCCTGACCGACCACTCGCCGCAGCTGCGCGTCGCGAACGGCCTGACCGCCGAGCGGCTGACCAAGCAGCTCAAGGTGGTCGACGCCGTGAACTCCTCACTGGGGGAAGGGTTCCGGCTCCTCAAGGGCATCGAGGTCGACATCCTCGACGACGGCGGGCTCGACCAGACCGACACGATGCTCGGTCAGCTCGACCTCGTCACGGCCAGCGTCCACTCCAAGCTCAAGATGAACGCTGCGCCCATGACGAAGCGGATGGTTGCCGCCGTCTCCAACCCCCGGGTCAACGTCCTCGGCCACTGCACCGGCCGCCTCGTCGAGGGCAGCCGCGGGACCCGGCCCCAGTCCGAGTTCGACGCCCGCGCCGTCTTCGAGGCCTGCGCCGAGCACGGGACCGCCGTCGAGATCAACAGCCGCCCCGAACGCCAGGACCCTCCTGACGACCTGCTCCTGATGGCCTTGGAGATCGGGTGCCTGTTCGCCGTCGACTCCGACGCGCACGCTCCGGGCCAGCTCGAGATGAAGGCCTACGGCTGCGAGCGCGCAGAGCGCCTCGGCGTCCCGGCCGACCGGATCGTCACGACGTGGGACGTCGACCGGCTGCTTGCGTGGACCCGAGGAGAGGCGTGA
- a CDS encoding GntR family transcriptional regulator produces the protein MSSPRITVDESMGVAPYEQVRDQFADLIASGELAEGDKLPTVRGLAADLVLAPGTVARAYKELEAQGLVVSRSRAGTVVAPRAQSVEIALRHLADSLVQRAVEAGVDDAAVLSIVRAALGDVRR, from the coding sequence GTGAGCAGCCCCCGCATCACGGTCGACGAGTCGATGGGTGTCGCGCCCTACGAGCAGGTCCGTGACCAGTTCGCCGACCTCATCGCCTCCGGCGAGCTCGCCGAGGGCGACAAGCTCCCCACGGTGCGCGGCCTGGCCGCCGACCTCGTCCTCGCTCCGGGCACCGTCGCCCGCGCCTACAAGGAGCTCGAGGCCCAGGGCCTGGTCGTCTCGCGCAGCCGGGCCGGCACGGTCGTGGCACCGCGCGCCCAGTCGGTGGAGATCGCCCTGCGGCACCTCGCCGACTCGTTGGTGCAGCGGGCGGTCGAAGCAGGCGTGGACGACGCAGCGGTGCTGTCGATCGTCCGCGCGGCGCTCGGCGACGTGCGCCGCTGA
- a CDS encoding NADP-dependent oxidoreductase: MKAITYAEYGDPSVLTLSDVPEPKVGPGEVLIRVKSASVNPVDWKIVAGYLDPMMNVELPAIPGWDVSGVVEAVGFDTPEFEVGDEVIAYARKDWVKGGTYAELVTAPARTVAKKPKALDWHQAAGLPLAGLTAYQLLTRLGTKSGDTVLVHAAAGGVGILAVQIAKSFGARVIGTASEKNHDFLRELGAEPVTYGDGLAERVRELAPEGVDVVADFVGGVRDTTKAVLADGGRHGSIVEAEVQEDGGLYLWVRPNPDDLAALADLADAGKLTVPVADVFPLEQTADAFTTSAGGHVRGKVIISVSS, encoded by the coding sequence ATGAAGGCCATCACCTACGCCGAGTACGGCGACCCCAGCGTCCTCACCCTCTCCGACGTCCCTGAGCCCAAGGTCGGCCCGGGAGAGGTCCTGATCCGCGTGAAGAGCGCGTCGGTCAACCCCGTCGACTGGAAGATCGTGGCGGGCTACCTCGACCCGATGATGAACGTCGAGCTCCCCGCCATCCCCGGCTGGGACGTCTCCGGCGTCGTCGAGGCCGTCGGCTTCGACACCCCCGAGTTCGAGGTCGGCGACGAGGTCATCGCCTACGCCCGCAAGGACTGGGTCAAGGGCGGCACCTACGCCGAGCTCGTCACCGCCCCTGCGCGCACCGTCGCGAAGAAGCCGAAGGCCCTTGACTGGCACCAGGCCGCTGGCCTCCCGCTCGCCGGTCTCACGGCATACCAGCTACTCACGCGGCTCGGCACGAAGTCCGGGGACACGGTCCTCGTCCACGCTGCAGCCGGTGGCGTCGGCATCCTCGCGGTCCAGATCGCGAAGTCCTTCGGGGCGCGCGTGATCGGCACGGCGAGCGAGAAGAACCACGACTTCCTGCGCGAGCTGGGTGCCGAGCCGGTGACGTATGGCGACGGGCTGGCCGAGCGCGTGCGGGAGCTCGCGCCCGAGGGTGTCGACGTCGTCGCGGACTTCGTCGGTGGCGTGCGCGACACGACGAAGGCGGTCCTCGCGGACGGCGGCCGCCACGGCTCCATCGTCGAGGCGGAGGTCCAGGAGGACGGTGGGCTGTACCTGTGGGTGCGCCCCAACCCGGACGACCTCGCGGCTCTGGCCGACCTCGCTGACGCCGGCAAGCTGACGGTCCCCGTCGCCGACGTCTTCCCGCTCGAGCAGACCGCCGATGCGTTCACCACGAGCGCCGGTGGCCACGTGCGCGGCAAGGTCATCATCTCCGTCAGCAGCTGA
- a CDS encoding Hpt domain-containing protein: MTEEEMFARMRERARTTNLARTDQIEPALADGASPEDVESGRAVAHAVAGAAGTFGYAEASRLARQIELALDDAIAAGSPPPVALRDDLAALRAELQPDPA, translated from the coding sequence ATGACCGAGGAAGAGATGTTCGCGCGGATGCGTGAGCGCGCCCGCACGACGAACCTGGCGCGGACCGACCAGATCGAGCCGGCGCTCGCGGACGGTGCCTCTCCCGAGGACGTCGAGAGCGGACGGGCCGTCGCCCACGCCGTGGCCGGTGCTGCGGGGACGTTCGGGTATGCGGAGGCGTCCCGCCTGGCACGTCAGATCGAGCTGGCGCTCGACGACGCCATTGCCGCCGGCTCGCCCCCGCCCGTCGCCTTGAGGGACGACCTCGCCGCCCTGCGTGCCGAGCTGCAGCCCGACCCCGCCTGA
- a CDS encoding response regulator, with the protein MSPAPSPGGPRRVLVVDDDELILEVAEMSLSMVGGWEVTTATGGQEALDRCARELPDAVVMDVMMPGMDGSTAAILMSQDPAISHIPVVLLTAKAQAAEDAQKSGLPVVGVLAKPFDPMTLPAQLSTLLGWTA; encoded by the coding sequence ATGAGTCCCGCGCCGTCTCCCGGTGGCCCGCGACGGGTCCTGGTGGTCGACGACGACGAGCTCATCCTCGAGGTGGCCGAGATGAGCCTCTCGATGGTCGGGGGCTGGGAGGTCACCACCGCCACCGGCGGCCAGGAGGCCCTCGACCGCTGCGCCCGCGAGCTCCCGGACGCTGTGGTGATGGACGTGATGATGCCGGGCATGGACGGCTCGACCGCCGCGATCCTGATGTCGCAGGACCCCGCGATCAGCCACATCCCCGTCGTGCTGCTGACGGCCAAGGCCCAGGCCGCCGAGGACGCCCAGAAGTCGGGGCTGCCGGTCGTGGGCGTGCTGGCCAAGCCGTTCGACCCGATGACCCTGCCTGCGCAGCTGAGCACCTTGCTGGGGTGGACCGCATGA